A genomic region of Noviherbaspirillum sp. L7-7A contains the following coding sequences:
- the bamB gene encoding outer membrane protein assembly factor BamB, whose product MHIATKAVSISIALAVLGGCSTLQSLNPFASKPAPRNPPAALVEFKPSMTVKTAWSVNVGSAGNALFHPALGGDSVYVAAADGTLARLEADTGRQVWRIKAGMPLTAGVGASADTVAVGAAGGVVLAFSADGKQRWKAQASSEILGSPAVSQGLVIVRSIDNRIVAFDADSGIRKWQLQRNAPALALRSAPGIAVDSQSAYVGLPGGRLVSLSLLNGGPRWEVAVGDPRGATELERISDVSGTPLLLGRDVCAVAYQGRLGCVDAASGATRWAKEFSSEVGLGADERYVYGADDRGNVSALTRDAGVSVWRNTTLANRRLATPVALGRTVAVGDYQGYMHFLSPEDGALMARVASDGSRVIGTPIVAGSSLIFQTQAGTVAALRAE is encoded by the coding sequence ATGCACATTGCAACAAAGGCCGTTTCCATCTCGATCGCACTTGCCGTGCTGGGCGGCTGCTCGACCTTGCAATCCCTCAATCCGTTTGCCAGCAAGCCGGCGCCGCGCAATCCGCCCGCGGCGCTGGTGGAGTTCAAGCCGTCCATGACGGTCAAGACCGCATGGAGCGTCAACGTGGGCAGCGCCGGCAATGCACTGTTCCATCCGGCGCTCGGCGGCGATAGCGTCTATGTCGCCGCCGCCGACGGTACGCTGGCGCGGCTGGAGGCCGACACCGGCCGCCAGGTTTGGCGCATCAAGGCCGGCATGCCACTGACCGCCGGTGTCGGCGCCAGTGCCGACACAGTCGCGGTCGGCGCAGCCGGCGGCGTGGTGCTGGCATTCAGCGCCGATGGCAAGCAGCGCTGGAAGGCGCAGGCCTCCAGCGAAATCCTGGGTTCGCCCGCAGTCTCCCAAGGCCTGGTGATTGTGCGCAGTATCGACAACCGCATCGTCGCCTTTGATGCCGACAGCGGCATCCGCAAGTGGCAGTTGCAGCGCAATGCGCCAGCCCTGGCGCTGCGTAGCGCCCCCGGCATCGCCGTGGACAGCCAGTCCGCCTATGTCGGACTGCCGGGCGGCCGTCTGGTATCGCTGTCGCTCCTGAATGGCGGGCCGCGCTGGGAAGTGGCCGTTGGCGATCCGCGCGGCGCAACCGAACTGGAACGTATCTCGGACGTGTCGGGCACGCCCTTGCTGCTCGGACGCGACGTGTGCGCCGTGGCCTACCAGGGCCGGCTGGGCTGTGTGGACGCCGCCAGTGGCGCCACCCGCTGGGCCAAGGAGTTTTCCAGCGAGGTTGGCCTCGGCGCCGACGAGCGTTATGTGTATGGCGCCGACGATCGCGGTAATGTCAGTGCGCTGACCCGCGACGCCGGCGTCAGCGTCTGGCGCAATACGACCCTGGCCAATCGCCGCCTGGCAACGCCGGTTGCCCTGGGTCGCACCGTCGCCGTTGGCGATTACCAGGGATATATGCATTTCCTGTCGCCCGAGGACGGCGCGCTGATGGCGCGCGTTGCCAGCGACGGCAGCCGCGTGATCGGTACCCCGATCGTGGCGGGCAGCAGTCTCATTTTCCAAACACAAGCAGGAACTGTGGCCGCGTTAAGGGCCGAGTAA
- a CDS encoding ATP phosphoribosyltransferase regulatory subunit, with amino-acid sequence MPNWLLPENIADVLPSEARKIEELRRAILDNFRLYGYELVMPPMLEYLDSLLPVGGHDMNLRMFKLVDQLSGRTLGLRADMTTQVARIDAHLLNRRSVTRLCYAGSVLHTRPSGLHATREPLQIGAEIYGHAGLEADAEIQELALASLALAGFDEVRLDLTHAGLLRSLIEQDENAREDEAALLMLLRAKDVPGLSVLVEDYDPATRDALLALPSLYGDRSVLALARQKLPALPGVLRALDDLEALIDLAGNAAVTIDLADLSGYQYESGAMFALYVPGLPNAVARGGRYDHVGEAFGRARPATGFSMDLRELARLLPGAQPRAAIHAPWSRDPALRRKIAALRSDGEIVIQHMPGHEADQQEFDYDRAIVLEDGNWNLKTLG; translated from the coding sequence ATGCCTAACTGGCTTCTTCCTGAAAACATTGCCGACGTGCTGCCGTCCGAGGCACGCAAGATCGAGGAATTGCGTCGCGCCATTCTCGACAACTTCCGGCTGTACGGTTACGAGCTGGTAATGCCGCCGATGCTGGAATACCTGGATTCGCTGCTGCCGGTTGGCGGCCACGACATGAATCTGCGCATGTTCAAGCTGGTCGACCAGTTGTCCGGCCGCACGCTGGGCCTGCGTGCCGACATGACGACCCAGGTTGCCCGCATCGACGCCCACCTGCTCAACCGCCGCTCCGTGACCCGCCTGTGCTATGCCGGCAGCGTGCTGCATACGCGCCCGTCTGGGCTGCATGCCACGCGCGAGCCGCTGCAGATCGGCGCCGAGATCTATGGCCATGCCGGCCTGGAAGCCGACGCTGAAATCCAGGAACTGGCGCTGGCCTCCCTGGCGCTTGCCGGTTTTGACGAGGTGAGGCTGGACCTCACCCATGCCGGCCTCTTGCGCAGCCTGATCGAGCAGGACGAGAATGCCCGCGAGGACGAGGCGGCGCTGCTGATGCTGCTGCGCGCCAAGGACGTGCCTGGCCTGTCCGTCCTGGTGGAGGATTACGACCCCGCCACTCGCGATGCGCTGCTTGCCTTGCCCAGCCTGTATGGCGACCGTTCGGTGCTGGCGCTGGCACGCCAGAAGCTGCCGGCCTTGCCCGGCGTGCTGCGCGCGCTGGATGACCTGGAAGCCCTCATCGACCTGGCCGGCAATGCCGCCGTCACGATCGACCTGGCTGATCTGTCAGGCTATCAGTATGAGAGCGGTGCCATGTTCGCGCTGTATGTGCCGGGGCTGCCGAACGCGGTGGCGCGCGGCGGCCGGTACGACCATGTCGGCGAGGCTTTTGGCCGTGCCCGCCCGGCGACCGGCTTTTCAATGGATTTGCGTGAACTGGCGCGTCTGCTGCCGGGCGCGCAACCCAGGGCGGCAATTCATGCGCCGTGGAGCCGAGATCCGGCGCTGCGCAGGAAGATCGCCGCACTGCGCTCGGATGGTGAAATCGTCATCCAGCACATGCCAGGCCACGAGGCCGATCAGCAGGAGTTCGATTACGATCGCGCGATCGTGCTCGAGGATGGAAACTGGAATCTCAAAACGTTAGGTTAG
- the der gene encoding ribosome biogenesis GTPase Der: MKPVIALVGRPNVGKSTLFNRLTRSRDALVADLPGLTRDRHYGEGRIGERPFLVIDTGGFEPVAKEGIMHEMAKQTKQAVAEADIVVFIVDGRQGLTPHDKTITDFLRRSGRPVMLVVNKSEGMKYTSVTAEFYELGLGDPYVISAAHGDGVMDLVDEALNLAFAQQTTSQELLDEQDRGIRIAIVGRPNVGKSTLVNTLLGEERVIAFDMPGTTRDSIEIPFERDGRRYSLIDTAGIRKRGKVFEAIEKFSVVKTLQSISEANVVILLLDAQQDISEQDAHIAGFILESGRALVVGVNKWDGLTGDRRDEIKIDLDRKLSFLSFAKFHFVSALKSTGIAQMMKSVDAAYAAATANLPTPKLTRALLEAVEHQQPRRKGSIRPKLRYAHQGGQNPPVIVIHGNALDAIDANYKRYLEKHFRETFSLVGTPLRIELRSGKNPFAKSD, translated from the coding sequence ATGAAGCCGGTTATCGCATTAGTAGGTCGACCCAATGTCGGCAAATCCACGCTCTTCAATCGCCTGACGCGTTCGCGTGATGCCCTGGTTGCCGACCTGCCGGGTCTGACCCGGGACCGGCATTACGGCGAAGGCCGCATAGGCGAACGTCCCTTTCTGGTGATCGACACCGGCGGCTTCGAGCCGGTGGCCAAGGAAGGCATCATGCATGAAATGGCCAAGCAGACCAAGCAGGCGGTCGCCGAGGCTGACATCGTGGTGTTCATCGTCGACGGCCGCCAGGGACTGACGCCGCACGACAAGACCATCACCGATTTTCTGCGCCGTTCCGGCCGGCCGGTCATGCTGGTGGTGAACAAGTCCGAGGGCATGAAATACACCTCGGTCACCGCCGAATTCTACGAACTTGGACTGGGCGACCCCTATGTGATCTCGGCCGCCCATGGCGACGGCGTGATGGACCTGGTGGACGAGGCGCTGAACCTGGCCTTTGCCCAGCAGACGACGTCCCAGGAACTGCTGGACGAGCAGGATCGCGGCATCCGGATCGCCATCGTCGGCCGGCCCAATGTCGGCAAGTCCACGTTGGTCAATACCCTGCTTGGCGAGGAGAGGGTCATCGCCTTCGACATGCCGGGCACCACCCGCGACTCGATCGAAATCCCGTTCGAGCGTGACGGCCGCCGCTATTCGCTGATTGACACCGCCGGCATCAGGAAGCGCGGCAAGGTTTTCGAGGCGATCGAGAAGTTCTCGGTGGTCAAGACGCTGCAATCGATCTCGGAGGCCAACGTCGTGATTCTGCTGCTCGACGCGCAGCAGGACATTTCCGAGCAGGACGCCCATATCGCCGGCTTCATTCTGGAAAGCGGCAGGGCGCTGGTGGTCGGCGTCAACAAGTGGGACGGCCTGACCGGCGATCGTCGCGACGAGATCAAGATCGACCTGGACCGCAAGCTGTCCTTCCTGTCCTTCGCAAAATTCCACTTCGTCTCTGCTTTGAAGTCGACCGGCATCGCGCAGATGATGAAATCGGTGGACGCCGCCTATGCCGCCGCCACCGCCAACCTGCCCACGCCCAAGCTGACCCGGGCATTGCTCGAAGCGGTCGAGCATCAGCAGCCGCGCCGCAAGGGCTCGATCCGCCCCAAGCTGCGTTATGCCCACCAGGGCGGCCAGAATCCGCCCGTCATTGTCATCCACGGCAATGCGCTGGACGCAATTGACGCAAACTACAAGCGCTACCTGGAGAAGCACTTCCGCGAAACTTTTTCACTGGTCGGCACTCCACTGCGTATAGAACTGCGTTCCGGTAAAAATCCGTTTGCGAAATCCGATTAA
- the hflX gene encoding GTPase HflX, translated as MRAALVGVDFGKGEFAASLEELGLLSSSAGAEPVLTIMGKRASPDPALYVGSGKAQEIAQAVQDEHLDIVIFNHALSPAQQRNLERVLKVRVVDRTSLILDIFAQRAQSHEGKVQVELAQLQHLATRLIRGWTHLERQKGGIGLRGPGETQLETDRRLIGERVKALRAKLKKLQRQHETQRRARGRSNTLSVSLVGYTNAGKSTLFNAMTKAQVYAADQLFATLDTTSRRIYLGEAGSVVISDTVGFIRELPHQLVAAFRATLEETIRADLLLHVVDASSPTRLEQVEEVNAVLREIGADRIPQILVWNKIDAAGLEPAVERDEYDKIRRVFISAQTGAGIDLLREAIGEFAVGEHAMQAGAQQSSDEEDVRFSAPDQHTNL; from the coding sequence ATGCGTGCCGCATTGGTCGGCGTGGATTTTGGCAAAGGGGAGTTTGCCGCCAGCCTGGAAGAACTCGGGCTGTTATCCAGTTCCGCAGGCGCCGAGCCTGTCCTGACCATCATGGGCAAGCGCGCCAGTCCTGACCCCGCGCTGTATGTGGGTTCTGGCAAGGCCCAGGAAATTGCCCAGGCCGTCCAGGACGAACATCTCGATATCGTCATCTTCAACCATGCGCTGTCACCTGCCCAGCAGCGTAATCTCGAGCGGGTGCTGAAGGTCCGCGTGGTCGATCGCACAAGCCTGATCCTCGATATCTTTGCGCAGCGCGCGCAGAGCCACGAGGGCAAGGTGCAGGTCGAACTGGCGCAGCTGCAGCACCTGGCCACCCGGCTTATCCGCGGCTGGACCCACCTGGAGCGGCAAAAGGGCGGTATCGGCTTGCGCGGTCCCGGCGAAACCCAGCTCGAGACCGACCGCCGGCTGATCGGCGAGCGTGTCAAGGCCCTGCGCGCCAAGCTGAAGAAGCTGCAGCGTCAGCACGAAACCCAGCGCCGGGCGCGCGGCCGCAGCAACACGCTGTCGGTGTCGCTCGTCGGTTACACCAATGCCGGCAAGTCGACCCTGTTCAACGCGATGACCAAGGCCCAGGTCTATGCGGCCGACCAGTTGTTCGCAACCCTGGACACGACCTCGCGCCGGATCTATCTGGGCGAGGCGGGCAGCGTCGTTATTTCGGACACGGTTGGTTTCATCCGTGAACTGCCGCACCAGCTGGTGGCGGCTTTTCGTGCGACCCTGGAGGAAACCATACGCGCCGATCTGCTGCTGCACGTGGTGGACGCGTCCAGCCCGACAAGGCTGGAGCAGGTGGAGGAAGTCAACGCCGTCCTGCGCGAGATTGGCGCCGACCGGATTCCGCAGATCCTGGTCTGGAACAAGATCGACGCGGCTGGCCTGGAGCCGGCGGTCGAACGTGATGAATATGATAAAATCCGCCGGGTTTTCATCAGCGCCCAGACGGGCGCCGGCATCGACTTGTTGCGGGAGGCGATAGGGGAATTCGCAGTCGGTGAGCATGCCATGCAAGCCGGGGCGCAGCAGTCATCCGATGAGGAAGACGTGCGGTTCAGCGCGCCCGATCAGCACACAAATTTATAA
- a CDS encoding tetratricopeptide repeat protein produces MAYDLEEQEQIETLKSWWKQYGNLVTWLLIAALGAYAAWSGWNYYQRSQAAQAGQLYDEITRAVAAKDTARVLRGAADMREKFGRTAYAEMAALTAAKAAFDANDLNGAKAQLQWVVDSGRDEEYRALARIRLAGVLLDEKAYDEGLKLLSADVPVAFAGALADRRGDLLMAQNKVAEARAAYQEALQKSDAKSPGRQLIQLKLDAIGGAKAAA; encoded by the coding sequence ATGGCATACGATCTTGAAGAACAGGAACAGATTGAAACCCTCAAAAGCTGGTGGAAGCAGTACGGCAACCTCGTCACCTGGCTGCTGATCGCTGCCCTGGGCGCGTATGCCGCCTGGTCCGGCTGGAATTACTACCAGCGCAGCCAGGCGGCCCAGGCCGGCCAGCTCTACGACGAAATCACCCGTGCCGTCGCCGCCAAGGACACCGCCCGCGTGCTGCGCGGCGCCGCCGACATGCGCGAAAAATTCGGCCGCACCGCTTATGCCGAGATGGCCGCGCTGACCGCTGCCAAGGCCGCATTCGACGCCAACGATCTCAATGGCGCCAAGGCGCAGCTGCAGTGGGTGGTCGACAGCGGCCGCGACGAGGAATATCGCGCGCTGGCCCGCATCCGCCTGGCTGGCGTGCTGCTGGATGAAAAAGCCTACGACGAAGGACTGAAGCTGCTGTCTGCCGACGTGCCTGTCGCTTTCGCCGGCGCGCTGGCGGACCGCCGCGGCGATTTGCTGATGGCGCAGAACAAGGTGGCCGAAGCGCGGGCCGCGTACCAGGAAGCCCTGCAGAAGTCGGACGCCAAGAGCCCCGGCCGCCAGCTGATCCAGCTGAAGCTGGATGCAATCGGTGGCGCCAAGGCAGCGGCCTGA
- the hfq gene encoding RNA chaperone Hfq — protein MSNKGQLLQDPFLNALRKEHVPVSIYLVNGIKLQGHIESFDQYVVLLRNTVTQMVYKHAISTVVPARAVNLNLESDAE, from the coding sequence ATGAGCAACAAAGGGCAACTGTTACAAGACCCCTTCCTCAACGCCTTGCGCAAAGAGCACGTCCCCGTCTCGATCTACCTGGTCAACGGGATCAAACTTCAGGGACACATCGAATCATTCGACCAGTACGTCGTACTGCTCCGTAACACCGTGACCCAAATGGTCTATAAACACGCGATTTCCACTGTTGTGCCGGCACGTGCCGTCAATCTCAATCTGGAGTCCGACGCTGAATAA
- the hflC gene encoding protease modulator HflC: MSRAFTMLVLGLVALFLLFSTLFVVDQRQYAIVFALGEVKKVINEPGLHFKLPPPFQNVVFLDKRILTLDTPEADRFITAEKKNILVDAFVKYRITDPRLYFISFGGDERRAQDRMAQIIKAALNEEITKRTVREVISGERGKVMDAIRTKVSDEAKQIGGEILDVRLKRVDYVEQINNSVYERMKSERARVANELRSTGAAESEKIRADADRQRTVILAEAYRDAESIRGDGDAKASQIYAEAFGQNPEFFKFYRSLEAYRSSFRSRGDLLVLDPNTEFFRYFRGADGGSVKK, translated from the coding sequence ATGAGCCGCGCATTTACCATGCTGGTGCTGGGCCTGGTCGCCCTGTTCCTGCTGTTCTCCACCCTGTTCGTGGTCGACCAGCGTCAGTACGCGATCGTATTTGCACTGGGTGAAGTCAAGAAAGTCATCAACGAGCCGGGCCTGCACTTCAAGCTGCCGCCGCCGTTCCAGAATGTGGTGTTCCTGGACAAGCGCATCCTGACGCTGGACACGCCGGAAGCGGACCGCTTCATTACCGCTGAAAAGAAAAACATCCTGGTCGACGCCTTCGTAAAATACCGCATTACCGATCCACGCCTGTATTTCATCAGCTTCGGCGGCGACGAGCGCCGGGCGCAGGACCGGATGGCGCAGATCATCAAGGCGGCGTTGAACGAGGAGATTACCAAGCGCACGGTGCGGGAAGTCATTTCCGGCGAGCGCGGCAAGGTGATGGACGCGATCCGCACCAAGGTGTCGGATGAGGCGAAGCAGATCGGCGGCGAGATCCTGGACGTGCGCCTGAAGCGTGTCGATTATGTCGAGCAGATCAACAACTCGGTCTACGAGCGCATGAAGTCCGAGCGTGCCCGGGTGGCCAATGAGCTGCGCTCCACCGGCGCTGCCGAATCGGAAAAGATCCGTGCCGATGCCGACCGTCAACGCACGGTGATTCTGGCTGAAGCCTACCGCGATGCCGAGTCGATCCGCGGCGACGGCGACGCGAAGGCGTCGCAGATCTATGCCGAGGCATTCGGCCAGAATCCGGAGTTCTTCAAGTTCTACCGCAGCCTGGAAGCCTACCGCAGCAGTTTCCGCAGCCGTGGCGACCTGCTGGTGCTGGATCCGAATACGGAGTTTTTCCGGTATTTCCGCGGCGCCGATGGTGGTTCCGTCAAAAAGTAA
- the hflK gene encoding FtsH protease activity modulator HflK: protein MPVPLLKKIGLKFSLNDPRWGRGSDNNEPPQNQDNKRPSDGPPDLDQLWRDFNQRINRLFGKRGGGGGGGDGFRPDMRGAGIGAGIVGAIILFLWLISGFFIVQEGQTGVVMTFGRYSHMTPAGFNWRWPSPIQSHEIVNVSTVRTVEVGYRSSVRNKVARESLMLTDDENIIDIQFAVQYKLKNASEWVFNLRDQEETIKQVAETAIREIVGKSKMDFVLYEGREKVAFEVSQLMQQILDRYKAGVQITNVTMQGVQPPEQVQAAFDDAVKAGQDRERLKNEGQAYANDVVPKARGAASRLAQESEGYRARIIANAEGEAARFKQVLVEYQKAPAVTRDRMYLEVMQQIFSNTTKLMVDSRSSNNLMYLPLDKLLSQSAADAAARSPAPAPSTAPAPTVEPAPTLELPRANDARSRESRMSRDRETR from the coding sequence ATGCCTGTACCCTTATTGAAGAAGATCGGCCTTAAATTTTCGCTCAATGATCCGCGCTGGGGGCGTGGCTCGGATAACAACGAGCCGCCCCAGAACCAGGACAACAAGCGCCCCAGTGACGGTCCGCCTGACCTCGACCAGCTCTGGCGTGACTTCAATCAGCGCATCAATCGGCTGTTCGGCAAGCGCGGCGGCGGCGGCGGAGGCGGGGATGGTTTCCGCCCCGACATGCGCGGCGCCGGCATAGGCGCCGGCATCGTTGGCGCCATTATTCTTTTCCTCTGGCTGATTAGCGGCTTCTTTATCGTTCAGGAAGGCCAGACCGGCGTCGTGATGACCTTCGGACGCTACAGCCACATGACGCCGGCCGGCTTCAACTGGCGCTGGCCGTCGCCCATCCAGAGCCATGAAATCGTCAACGTGTCCACGGTGCGAACGGTTGAAGTGGGTTACCGCTCCAGCGTGCGCAACAAGGTCGCGCGCGAGTCGCTGATGCTGACCGATGATGAAAACATCATTGATATCCAGTTTGCGGTGCAGTACAAGCTCAAGAACGCTTCGGAATGGGTATTCAACCTGCGTGATCAGGAAGAAACCATCAAGCAGGTGGCTGAAACCGCCATCCGTGAAATCGTCGGCAAGAGCAAGATGGATTTCGTGCTGTATGAAGGCCGGGAAAAGGTGGCCTTCGAGGTTAGCCAGCTGATGCAGCAGATTCTGGATCGCTACAAGGCTGGCGTGCAGATCACCAACGTCACCATGCAGGGCGTGCAGCCGCCGGAACAGGTGCAGGCAGCCTTCGACGATGCCGTCAAGGCCGGCCAGGACCGCGAGCGCCTGAAGAATGAAGGCCAGGCGTATGCCAATGACGTGGTGCCCAAAGCTCGTGGCGCAGCGTCTCGGCTGGCGCAGGAGTCCGAAGGCTACCGCGCCCGCATCATTGCCAACGCCGAGGGCGAGGCGGCGCGCTTCAAGCAGGTGCTGGTCGAGTACCAGAAGGCGCCGGCTGTCACCCGCGACAGGATGTACCTCGAAGTCATGCAACAGATTTTTTCCAACACGACAAAGCTCATGGTTGACTCCCGCTCCAGCAATAACCTGATGTATTTGCCTCTGGATAAGCTGCTCAGCCAGTCGGCTGCCGATGCCGCCGCGCGTTCGCCGGCGCCAGCACCAAGCACCGCGCCGGCGCCTACGGTTGAACCTGCCCCCACGCTGGAACTGCCGCGCGCCAACGACGCGCGCAGCCGTGAAAGCCGCATGAGCCGTGACCGGGAGACTCGCTGA